A stretch of the Deltaproteobacteria bacterium genome encodes the following:
- a CDS encoding alpha/beta fold hydrolase translates to MHSSTIINERDPSKNQYAADFERAFGRPTWFGPSDSPLFGWHHMASEPQRSVAAVICAPFGHEYMVVHRSLRKLGALMASHGFHTLRFDYHGTGDSTGLASDPGRLEAWIQSTCHAVTEVRRASRCDQVMLIGLRLGATIAALASKRCRVDGLIMLSPVINGRKYTRELVAFAGMKNVATDNSGHTVISEVVGYPLTDETKHELSKIDLSYPGSCRVNQCLLVSRADLPSSENKLAASLTADGVTTKTIEDSGFASLLTDDAYDAQVPEELWTKVASWACGTYPDFQTALPITPTAMTSKVTFVSQGQEISERVFVLHGVTAILTTAITEPDHNLPTILISNTGANHRVGNHRLCVTMARTWCALGFRVIRYDRPGTGDSLNPPGSSENDIYATSGVGALVSLMNFCEQDHGAPSFILAGLCSGAYFSYQTALLDRRAQGLLMINPLTYHWREGDSVARPERRSTYKSTRFYLAAATRPSTWRRLLRREIDFGGIASTLGSRVLQRATHQWRASLAWALRHEPSVSPIGQSFLDLEGRGVTIFMIFDAAEGGIDLMEEHMHKNAGLMRQRPLFRLEIIPGADHTFTPLWSQSHLVTMIADHLHHRFGR, encoded by the coding sequence ATGCACTCATCAACGATCATCAATGAACGTGATCCGTCGAAAAACCAATACGCGGCCGACTTTGAGCGCGCCTTCGGTCGTCCAACCTGGTTTGGGCCCAGTGATAGTCCACTTTTTGGCTGGCATCACATGGCAAGTGAGCCTCAAAGATCTGTGGCGGCAGTTATCTGCGCTCCCTTTGGCCACGAGTATATGGTCGTGCACAGATCGTTGAGAAAACTGGGCGCACTGATGGCATCTCATGGATTTCACACACTGCGGTTTGACTATCACGGCACCGGGGATTCAACTGGCCTTGCTAGCGACCCAGGACGACTGGAAGCCTGGATCCAGAGTACCTGCCATGCAGTTACCGAGGTTCGTCGGGCATCACGTTGCGACCAGGTGATGCTCATAGGGCTGCGCTTAGGAGCAACGATTGCGGCACTGGCGTCTAAACGCTGTCGGGTTGACGGCCTAATCATGCTAAGCCCAGTGATCAACGGTCGTAAATATACACGAGAGCTAGTTGCCTTTGCCGGCATGAAGAATGTAGCGACTGATAACAGCGGTCACACCGTAATTTCGGAGGTAGTCGGTTACCCCCTAACGGATGAAACTAAACATGAACTGTCAAAGATTGACTTGTCTTATCCCGGATCGTGTCGCGTTAATCAATGTCTACTTGTATCGCGAGCGGATCTTCCAAGCTCTGAGAATAAACTAGCCGCTTCACTCACTGCAGACGGAGTTACCACTAAAACTATCGAGGATTCCGGATTCGCATCACTGCTCACAGATGACGCCTACGATGCCCAGGTGCCAGAAGAACTCTGGACAAAGGTGGCATCGTGGGCGTGCGGAACCTACCCAGATTTTCAGACAGCCCTTCCTATAACCCCGACCGCCATGACGAGCAAAGTGACATTTGTTTCTCAAGGTCAGGAGATCTCTGAGCGCGTCTTTGTGCTCCATGGAGTGACGGCGATCTTAACCACCGCTATCACCGAACCTGATCACAATTTGCCTACCATTTTGATTTCGAACACTGGTGCCAACCATCGCGTGGGCAATCATCGTCTCTGCGTTACTATGGCAAGGACTTGGTGTGCTCTAGGATTTCGCGTGATTCGTTACGATCGTCCCGGCACAGGAGACAGTCTTAATCCACCTGGTAGCAGCGAAAACGATATCTATGCCACAAGTGGTGTCGGAGCACTAGTCAGCCTCATGAACTTCTGTGAACAAGATCATGGCGCCCCTAGTTTCATACTCGCAGGCTTATGCTCCGGGGCATACTTTTCTTATCAAACAGCTCTTTTAGACCGGCGCGCTCAAGGGCTACTGATGATCAATCCTCTAACTTATCATTGGCGAGAGGGAGACTCTGTCGCTAGACCCGAGCGTCGATCGACTTATAAATCAACGAGATTTTATCTTGCCGCAGCCACTAGACCCTCTACGTGGCGGCGACTTTTGCGACGAGAGATTGATTTTGGCGGCATTGCTTCAACCTTAGGTAGTCGAGTTCTCCAACGCGCGACGCATCAGTGGCGTGCTAGCCTCGCCTGGGCTTTAAGACATGAACCGTCGGTATCGCCTATCGGCCAGAGCTTTCTTGATCTCGAAGGAAGAGGTGTAACCATCTTCATGATCTTTGACGCAGCTGAAGGTGGCATCGATTTGATGGAAGAACACATGCACAAGAATGCTGGTCTGATGCGCCAGAGGCCCCTATTCCGCCTTGAAATCATTCCAGGGGCTGATCACACTTTTACACCACTATGGTCTCAATCTCACCTGGTAACCATGATCGCAGATCACCTGCACCATCGCTTTGGCAGATAA
- a CDS encoding amino acid--[acyl-carrier-protein] ligase, protein MSQAFTAKGLFDALVQAGHIIPVGVKGVFGRGPVFEDVLDRFERLVSRIAAPDRARKMHFPPCIDRQVLEKSLFLESFPHLGGTVFSFTGDDAGHRELNSRIAQGKPWSDLQTMTDVCLTPAACYPVYPTYTGTLPKDGALVDLVGWAFRHEPSDEPTRMMAFRVREFIRLGPSDVVVPWRDLWLQRGLELLLSLGLPAKAEVAADPFFGRGGRMLAANQKEQKLKFEVVVPVISQEKPTAVCSFNYHQDKFGSTFGIKTVDGQIAETACLGFGLERVVMALFRTHGMSPGAWPKSVREVLWT, encoded by the coding sequence ATGTCACAGGCATTCACAGCTAAGGGTCTATTTGATGCGCTCGTGCAAGCTGGTCATATTATTCCAGTTGGCGTCAAGGGAGTGTTTGGACGCGGACCTGTGTTCGAAGATGTACTCGACCGGTTCGAACGCCTGGTCAGCAGGATCGCTGCTCCAGATCGCGCACGCAAGATGCATTTTCCACCGTGCATCGATCGGCAGGTCTTAGAGAAAAGTTTGTTTCTAGAATCATTCCCTCACCTAGGCGGAACGGTATTCAGCTTCACTGGCGACGATGCCGGGCATCGAGAGTTAAACTCCAGGATAGCACAAGGAAAACCATGGTCTGATCTCCAGACTATGACGGACGTTTGCCTTACACCGGCAGCCTGTTATCCCGTCTATCCCACCTACACTGGAACGCTACCGAAAGACGGGGCGCTGGTGGATTTGGTGGGATGGGCTTTTAGACATGAGCCATCAGACGAGCCCACTCGGATGATGGCATTTCGTGTGCGTGAATTTATCCGTCTTGGCCCTAGTGATGTCGTTGTGCCTTGGCGCGATCTCTGGCTGCAACGCGGGCTAGAATTACTGCTTTCACTGGGGTTACCTGCCAAGGCAGAGGTCGCTGCTGATCCTTTTTTTGGTCGCGGAGGACGCATGCTCGCGGCCAATCAGAAGGAACAAAAGCTTAAATTTGAAGTCGTAGTCCCCGTCATTTCTCAGGAAAAGCCCACTGCCGTATGTTCGTTTAATTACCATCAGGACAAATTTGGCAGCACCTTCGGTATCAAGACTGTCGACGGTCAAATCGCTGAGACTGCATGCCTTGGGTTTGGACTAGAGCGCGTAGTGATGGCCCTATTTAGGACTCATGGCATGAGTCCTGGCGCCTGGCCGAAATCTGTGCGCGAGGTTCTCTGGACATGA
- a CDS encoding glycosyltransferase has product MEFYSVSWLNLVSIAVLVAMSPYILFLGISGFITLGRRRPQPEIESKQAAVTFAVVIPAHNEGLSIGRTIASLQRVEYPADRLQIIVVADNCDDDTAMIARSAGVFVLERRDEKRRSKGHALADVLPRILGDQKFTAVQAVVVVDADTLVDPQALRALQAPLLGGGRWIQGLDVVANEMESWRTKLMAFGFALFNGTFQIGTQFITGSAHLRGNGMCFSREALERVPWQAGGLAEDLEFSWRLRLAGESVQFIPTAIFRAEMPISGRVSVSQRRRWEKGRHGLWAQLRKPILQANAPKTRKILWAIDLTMPSFTTIVAWYLVSVMAFVASGFGVASLSRIANAILLASYGLFLGVYVLSPFLRFGLPWATLTALVQLPYYALWRTVIALGRAPRRWVRTERR; this is encoded by the coding sequence TTGGAATTTTACTCAGTAAGCTGGCTAAACTTGGTGAGCATTGCCGTTCTTGTGGCGATGAGTCCTTATATTCTTTTCCTGGGTATTTCTGGGTTTATCACTCTGGGGCGCCGCAGACCTCAACCAGAAATCGAGTCCAAGCAGGCTGCTGTGACATTTGCTGTTGTCATCCCGGCTCACAATGAGGGGCTTTCCATTGGTCGCACCATCGCGTCTTTGCAGCGGGTCGAGTATCCCGCCGATAGACTACAGATCATTGTCGTTGCCGATAATTGCGACGATGACACGGCGATGATTGCCAGATCTGCTGGGGTTTTTGTCTTAGAGCGACGCGATGAAAAACGTCGCAGTAAGGGCCATGCTCTCGCAGATGTTTTACCGCGTATCCTTGGGGACCAAAAGTTTACCGCGGTGCAGGCGGTTGTGGTTGTCGATGCCGATACGTTAGTCGACCCTCAGGCCTTGCGCGCACTACAAGCCCCGCTCCTAGGCGGAGGGCGCTGGATACAGGGACTTGATGTCGTTGCTAACGAAATGGAGAGCTGGCGGACCAAACTAATGGCCTTCGGCTTCGCTTTGTTCAATGGCACATTCCAGATCGGAACCCAATTCATTACAGGGAGCGCTCATCTCCGCGGCAATGGCATGTGCTTTAGCCGCGAGGCACTGGAAAGAGTCCCGTGGCAGGCGGGTGGCCTGGCTGAAGATCTCGAGTTTAGTTGGCGGTTACGTTTAGCAGGCGAAAGCGTTCAGTTTATTCCAACTGCTATATTCCGCGCCGAAATGCCTATATCCGGGCGGGTATCGGTGAGTCAGCGGAGGCGCTGGGAAAAGGGTCGTCACGGCCTTTGGGCTCAACTAAGAAAACCGATACTGCAGGCAAATGCTCCTAAAACCAGAAAAATTCTCTGGGCCATTGATCTCACAATGCCATCATTCACGACGATCGTAGCGTGGTATCTGGTGAGTGTGATGGCATTTGTTGCTAGCGGTTTTGGTGTTGCGAGTCTTAGTCGTATAGCTAACGCAATCCTGCTAGCCAGCTATGGTTTGTTTTTGGGAGTCTACGTTCTCAGCCCGTTTCTCAGGTTCGGCCTGCCCTGGGCGACACTCACGGCATTGGTTCAGCTCCCCTATTACGCCTTGTGGCGTACCGTCATTGCACTTGGACGTGCTCCGCGTCGGTGGGTACGAACGGAGCGAAGGTAA
- a CDS encoding acyl-CoA dehydrogenase, which yields MFLRVLPLLRARLIRLRTDSPKTCQPGDLTLVLPSHSPLVELARTVGAGTAANFADQVDADARFPHEAVTQLRAHRLLSCYVPQSLGGHGASLNELAFMCEELGKHCSATAMVFAMHQIQVACLVHHCHDDRHLKAYLAQLTQNQHLIGSVTSEVGVGGDMRSSVCAVDVNGDEFTLNKNSTTSSYGAQADDLLVTARTSPTAPSSDQSLVLLAKGQFTMEQTGNWNPMGMRGTGSAPFKLTGKGLTSQIMSTPFATISARTMVPVSHLLWAATWVGNAVASMTRVKSFIKQQARSNPGSLPPTALRMAELAPSIQLLRTSYRYLLTEYESINADPTRYDELSTIGYAVRMNNLKLSGSQLIVDIANKALQICGVAGYKNDSKFAMGRILRDAHAAALMVGNDRILNSNANMLMILKGD from the coding sequence GTGTTTTTGAGAGTATTGCCTCTATTACGAGCGCGATTAATCAGATTAAGAACTGACTCGCCAAAAACCTGCCAACCTGGAGACCTAACTTTGGTCTTACCCTCACATTCACCCTTGGTGGAACTTGCGCGTACTGTCGGTGCGGGTACGGCGGCGAATTTTGCTGATCAAGTTGACGCCGATGCTCGCTTTCCCCACGAAGCGGTCACGCAACTAAGAGCGCATCGCCTGCTCAGTTGCTATGTTCCCCAGAGTTTGGGTGGCCATGGGGCATCACTGAATGAGCTCGCATTTATGTGCGAGGAGCTAGGAAAACACTGCAGTGCCACGGCCATGGTTTTTGCCATGCATCAGATTCAAGTAGCTTGCTTGGTGCATCATTGTCACGATGACAGACATCTCAAGGCATATCTCGCTCAACTCACACAAAATCAACACCTAATCGGGTCTGTAACGTCAGAGGTCGGAGTCGGTGGCGATATGCGGTCGAGTGTTTGTGCCGTCGATGTAAATGGCGATGAATTCACCTTAAACAAGAACTCCACGACGTCATCCTACGGAGCTCAGGCCGACGACCTACTAGTGACTGCAAGGACCTCTCCGACAGCTCCAAGTAGCGATCAATCGCTGGTGTTACTTGCCAAGGGGCAATTCACCATGGAACAAACTGGCAACTGGAACCCCATGGGTATGCGCGGAACCGGGAGCGCGCCCTTTAAACTGACGGGCAAAGGGCTCACTTCTCAAATCATGAGCACCCCGTTCGCGACTATTTCTGCTCGTACCATGGTACCGGTCTCTCACCTATTGTGGGCCGCGACTTGGGTTGGTAACGCCGTTGCCTCAATGACGCGGGTCAAAAGCTTCATCAAACAGCAAGCTAGATCGAATCCGGGCAGCCTACCGCCTACGGCACTCCGCATGGCTGAATTGGCTCCGAGTATACAGCTCCTGCGAACCTCGTATCGTTATCTTCTTACCGAATACGAGAGTATCAACGCAGATCCGACAAGATACGACGAGCTCTCAACCATCGGATATGCCGTTCGGATGAATAACCTTAAACTTTCTGGCTCACAACTTATCGTCGATATTGCCAATAAGGCACTTCAAATTTGTGGTGTCGCTGGCTACAAAAACGACTCCAAATTCGCCATGGGACGCATCCTGAGAGACGCACATGCTGCCGCTCTGATGGTCGGAAATGATCGCATACTTAACTCAAATGCCAACATGCTTATGATTCTCAAGGGTGATTGA
- a CDS encoding GNAT family N-acetyltransferase — protein MNITYKSNSSIDLSEVIALYKASTLGLRRPVDDRQCMQQMMRHANLIVSAWDGTKLVGLARSLSDFAFCTYLSDLAVDVAYQHKGIGKELIRQTQSLGGKATIYLFSAPAAVAYYPKIGFNRGDGFILRADETIP, from the coding sequence ATGAACATCACCTACAAATCAAATAGCTCGATAGACTTGTCAGAAGTCATAGCTCTCTACAAGGCCTCGACCCTGGGACTGCGACGACCTGTTGATGATCGACAGTGCATGCAACAGATGATGCGTCACGCAAATTTAATCGTCTCAGCCTGGGACGGGACTAAACTTGTCGGCCTTGCCCGAAGTCTCAGTGATTTTGCTTTTTGCACCTATCTCTCAGATCTAGCTGTTGACGTGGCTTACCAACATAAAGGCATCGGCAAAGAACTCATCCGTCAGACACAAAGCCTAGGTGGCAAGGCTACAATCTACCTATTCTCAGCACCGGCAGCAGTCGCGTATTACCCGAAGATTGGATTTAATCGAGGTGACGGATTTATTCTGCGTGCTGACGAGACGATACCATGA
- a CDS encoding glycoside hydrolase family 2 protein, with protein sequence MTVTTPNDFDFVQHLNDGWEYTWVTPSVVTNPNQLLELSPVWHKAIVPGTVAGSERASGIFNYGATRYDEHEYWYRCRVRLPEGDRVQFNFAGLATIAEVFWNDTVILASDNMFLPQTVDATPLVKDGTLYIRFRAVDEALERKLPRPKWRTRLVENQQLRWIRRTLLGRIPGWSPPTPPTGPWRGISITANMSVAHEIIEAKQFFNPSQGHIVLTIRLQLLLLRQGRLDQAYLAIDDRSYAMTVSDLKDHSYELSCSIVIQSQDFWWPHTHGEPKLFQLRVTYNYNGNPRALDIGTTGFRHLEVDQREGNFRVILNGEPIYCRGACWTPIDPINYASDKKTMQIMLGAAKDAGMNMLRLVGSMVYETPDFYQECDRLGILIWQDFMFSNLDYPFQDDTFRSSAASEVTTFLNMTTLSPCITILCGNSDIEQQTAMLGLPRAMWRPSFFARELPALVKTIRPDAIYVPSSPSGGDLPFETDQSISHYYGVGAYLRPLMDARLASVKFAAECLGFANVPDATTIDSWLKHGETPPTHPRWKERVPRDSGASWDFDDVRDHYLKLLFGVDPLHLRYANLDRYLFLSRITSGEVMLRTIQEWRRVGSSCSGSIVWWLKDLWPGPGWGVIDANCRPKAAYHFLRRAMAPITIFFIDEGLNGLDLHVINESPEQVTGELAIEFLNADSVSVGRYTSNLTCEGRSSLKLRGAAITDHFNDASYAYRFGPPAHNVVRATWKESTSQHLIAECFHFPAGYDLPKASHLDLTYTLQKVDDRHWHMHLMAQSFIQYLHLELPHCKVSDNDFHLYPNSPRVIQLELDQDQSAVEGQISSLNATHSLTIRPNS encoded by the coding sequence ATGACGGTAACTACACCTAATGATTTTGACTTTGTGCAACATCTAAACGATGGGTGGGAATACACATGGGTAACGCCTAGTGTCGTCACGAATCCCAACCAATTACTAGAATTGTCACCCGTGTGGCACAAAGCTATTGTGCCCGGCACTGTCGCGGGATCCGAGAGAGCTAGCGGGATTTTCAATTATGGTGCGACACGGTATGATGAGCATGAATATTGGTACCGTTGCCGCGTAAGACTCCCTGAGGGCGATCGCGTCCAATTTAACTTCGCCGGCCTCGCTACCATCGCTGAAGTCTTTTGGAACGACACTGTCATCTTAGCCTCCGACAACATGTTTCTGCCGCAGACCGTCGATGCAACACCGTTGGTCAAAGATGGCACTCTCTATATCCGATTCCGTGCTGTCGATGAAGCTTTGGAGCGGAAGCTACCACGTCCCAAATGGCGCACACGCCTTGTCGAAAACCAGCAATTGAGGTGGATTCGCAGGACCCTCCTAGGCCGAATCCCAGGATGGTCACCACCCACACCGCCTACCGGACCATGGCGTGGCATTTCGATTACAGCAAATATGTCCGTAGCCCACGAAATCATCGAGGCAAAGCAATTTTTCAATCCAAGTCAGGGCCATATAGTTTTGACAATCAGACTGCAGTTATTGCTACTTCGTCAAGGACGTTTGGATCAAGCGTACCTCGCCATTGATGATAGATCCTATGCTATGACCGTTTCGGATCTCAAAGATCATAGCTATGAATTATCTTGCTCCATTGTCATCCAGTCACAGGATTTCTGGTGGCCGCACACGCACGGTGAGCCCAAATTATTTCAGCTCCGTGTGACTTATAACTATAACGGCAATCCACGCGCGCTGGACATTGGCACGACCGGATTTCGCCATTTGGAAGTCGATCAACGCGAGGGTAACTTTCGCGTTATATTAAACGGCGAACCAATCTACTGCCGCGGTGCTTGTTGGACTCCGATTGATCCGATCAACTACGCAAGTGATAAAAAAACCATGCAAATCATGCTCGGAGCCGCCAAAGATGCGGGCATGAATATGCTCCGATTGGTTGGATCAATGGTGTACGAGACTCCTGACTTTTATCAGGAGTGCGATCGCTTAGGCATACTCATCTGGCAAGATTTCATGTTTTCAAATTTAGATTATCCATTCCAGGACGATACCTTTCGCAGTAGCGCTGCGAGTGAGGTCACAACTTTTCTAAATATGACCACTCTTAGCCCTTGCATTACTATCCTCTGCGGCAACAGTGATATCGAGCAGCAAACAGCGATGCTAGGCCTGCCACGCGCTATGTGGCGCCCCTCCTTCTTTGCCCGTGAGCTACCCGCTCTGGTAAAAACCATTAGACCCGATGCAATCTATGTCCCGTCGAGTCCGTCCGGTGGCGATTTGCCTTTTGAGACCGACCAATCCATCTCTCATTACTACGGAGTCGGAGCTTATCTACGTCCTCTCATGGATGCACGACTAGCCTCGGTTAAGTTTGCAGCTGAATGCCTCGGCTTTGCCAACGTCCCGGATGCTACGACCATCGATTCGTGGCTTAAGCACGGTGAGACTCCCCCAACTCATCCTAGGTGGAAGGAAAGAGTACCTCGTGATAGTGGCGCCAGCTGGGACTTTGATGATGTCCGAGACCATTATTTAAAGCTGCTGTTCGGTGTTGACCCGCTACATCTACGCTACGCAAATCTAGATCGGTACCTATTCCTGAGTCGTATCACTTCGGGCGAGGTCATGCTCCGAACGATTCAGGAATGGCGCCGCGTGGGATCTAGTTGCTCGGGATCTATTGTTTGGTGGCTAAAGGACCTTTGGCCCGGTCCTGGCTGGGGAGTCATTGACGCCAACTGCAGACCCAAAGCCGCCTATCACTTCCTGCGGCGAGCCATGGCGCCAATCACCATATTTTTCATTGACGAAGGCCTAAACGGACTAGATCTTCACGTCATTAACGAATCACCAGAGCAAGTCACCGGCGAACTCGCAATCGAATTTCTCAATGCAGACAGTGTCAGTGTAGGCCGTTATACCTCTAATCTAACCTGCGAGGGACGCTCTAGCCTCAAGCTTCGCGGTGCTGCGATAACTGACCACTTCAATGATGCGAGCTATGCATACCGTTTCGGCCCCCCGGCCCATAACGTCGTAAGGGCCACCTGGAAGGAATCTACCTCCCAACATTTGATAGCGGAATGCTTTCATTTTCCGGCAGGCTACGATTTACCAAAAGCGTCTCATTTAGACCTTACGTACACCCTACAAAAAGTCGATGACCGTCATTGGCACATGCACCTAATGGCGCAAAGTTTTATCCAGTATCTGCATCTAGAATTACCTCATTGTAAAGTGTCCGATAACGACTTTCATCTCTACCCGAACTCACCCCGAGTCATTCAACTGGAATTGGATCAAGATCAATCTGCGGTGGAAGGTCAAATCTCGTCATTGAACGCAACACATTCATTGACTATCCGCCCTAATAGCTAA
- a CDS encoding DUF1839 family protein: MKISCIGPIDATTYQQHSLHRSEKSWPETNCYIDVWIEIIHALNLDPTAMLPMVFAIDFEGDQWTFYKPPHEDLHQLYGIDIQELNVWNSLLDHCIGQIQRRRLVLIETDAYFLPDTAGTDYRTKHTKTTIGIQSIDLVGKVMGYFHNASYYELRDEDFVKTFRLDQPNDSNHMPFLAEFARIDRLSGLTSKELAACSRQLLCKHYARRPLANPLVAFATRYESDVQWLKAAGLATFHSYAFATLRQIGSAFELGGYYLRWLGAQGQLNCGNMPEQCEALSQAAKSLMLKSARAVNTGKSSDFSGLLGDMAASWDAIMCTLGHELNA; the protein is encoded by the coding sequence ATGAAAATTTCCTGCATTGGTCCTATCGACGCGACTACCTATCAGCAACATTCTTTGCATCGGAGCGAGAAATCCTGGCCCGAAACAAACTGCTACATCGATGTATGGATCGAGATTATTCACGCCCTGAATTTAGATCCGACGGCGATGCTTCCCATGGTATTTGCGATCGACTTCGAGGGCGATCAATGGACTTTCTATAAACCACCTCACGAAGATCTTCATCAGCTGTATGGTATCGACATACAGGAACTCAATGTCTGGAATTCATTGTTGGATCATTGTATTGGGCAAATACAGCGTCGCCGTCTCGTCCTCATTGAAACCGATGCCTACTTCTTACCTGACACCGCCGGCACCGATTACCGTACCAAACACACAAAGACCACGATAGGCATCCAGTCTATCGACTTAGTTGGCAAGGTCATGGGTTACTTTCACAATGCTTCCTACTACGAACTCCGCGATGAAGATTTCGTCAAGACATTTCGCCTAGATCAACCGAATGATTCAAACCATATGCCATTTCTCGCCGAGTTTGCCCGAATTGACAGGCTCTCTGGACTGACCTCAAAGGAACTAGCCGCCTGCTCTCGCCAGCTTCTATGTAAACATTACGCCCGTCGTCCGCTGGCAAATCCGCTAGTAGCATTTGCAACTCGTTACGAGAGTGATGTGCAATGGTTGAAAGCAGCCGGTTTGGCAACTTTTCATAGCTATGCTTTCGCCACTCTGAGACAAATAGGTTCCGCGTTCGAACTCGGAGGATACTATCTCCGGTGGCTAGGCGCACAAGGTCAGCTCAATTGCGGTAACATGCCAGAGCAATGTGAGGCCCTATCACAAGCAGCTAAATCACTCATGCTGAAATCAGCACGCGCTGTCAATACAGGCAAATCTTCTGATTTTAGTGGTCTGCTTGGTGACATGGCGGCCTCTTGGGACGCGATCATGTGCACTTTAGGTCACGAGCTCAATGCATGA